TGGCGATGGCGGTCGGCGGGGATCTGCAGGCTCCGGCCCTTGTAGCGCACGGTGTTGTCGTTGCCGACGACCCGCTCCTCGTGGACGCAGAGGATGTCCGCCAGGTTGCCCGTGAAGGGCACGAAGGCGGAGCCGGTGTCTTCGGCCGGGCGGGCGAAGCGGGCGTTGTGAGCCGGCAGGTAGACCTCCTTGAGGAAGCGGTTGGCCGCCGCCATGTCGGTGATGCCGGCAAGCCTGAGCTCCTGCGGCAGGCGCTTCTGCAGGGTCCCGAACATGCGCTCCGAGCGGCCCCGGGCCTGCGGCGAATAGGCCGCGATCAGCTCGATGCCGAGCTGCTCGAGGGCGCGGCCGACCTGGGTCGGGTTGTCCTTGTCGACCTTGCCGCCGGCCTCCGGCGTATGCCAGTAATGCGCCGCCCGATCGGCATAGAGCGAGCAGAACAGCCCGTGGGCCGAAACCACCTCGTTCAGCGCCTCGAAGCTCGACATCGTGCCCTCCTCGGCGACGAAGAAGGCCGAGTAGATCTCCGAGCTGGCGTCATCCATGGTCACGATCAGGTCCCAGTACCGGTCGCCCACCCATTGGTGCGTCGAGCCGTCCTGGTGCAGCATCATGCCAACCAGGGGCCGCCGTGGCCGCTTGCGCCGGTGCGCCCCGCGCCGCGGCGCCGGCGCGATCCGGCCATGGGCCTGAAGCGTCACCCGGACCCAGTTGTAGCTGCGCT
This DNA window, taken from Alphaproteobacteria bacterium, encodes the following:
- a CDS encoding ISNCY family transposase; this encodes MKFEDVYGRTYRGELSQQEAAEILGISERTFRRWRDRYQAEGAEGLYDRRLGRVSARRAGVDEVAALLRLFDTKYWDFTAKHLRDKLVAEHEFKRSYNWVRVTLQAHGRIAPAPRRGAHRRKRPRRPLVGMMLHQDGSTHQWVGDRYWDLIVTMDDASSEIYSAFFVAEEGTMSSFEALNEVVSAHGLFCSLYADRAAHYWHTPEAGGKVDKDNPTQVGRALEQLGIELIAAYSPQARGRSERMFGTLQKRLPQELRLAGITDMAAANRFLKEVYLPAHNARFARPAEDTGSAFVPFTGNLADILCVHEERVVGNDNTVRYKGRSLQIPADRHR